Genomic window (Streptosporangium brasiliense):
GGTACAGGTCCGCGACCTGGGCGACGGTCTGGGCGCGGGACCAGCCCAGGGCCAGCCGCCATGCCTCCAGCGGCGACAGTTCGGGCAGGGTGCTGCGCATGACGGTGACGATCCGCTCCAGTGAGACCCCGTTCCGCTGCTCCCGCATGCGGATGATGGCCGCCTCACGCTGGATCTGTGCACGCCGTGATCTAGTGATCTGCCCCATGGAGGGACCTCCGCGCTCGCGAACGCCAGCACAAGCACCGTAACCGCATCAGTACTTACCGTGCAGCCCATCCGAGCGTGATTGACACCGACCCTCAATGCTGGGCGCCCCATTCCGGCAATGACAGCACCCCAAGGCCAGGGCCACCGTGAGAGCACAGGCAAGCGCCACGTCACCACCAGAGAAGGGACCGCGATGACCATCACCGCAGAACACCCGCCCCTCGCCCAGACCCCCTGGGGACTAAGCCGGACGACCGCCCCTCTCCCGGAGGCCGAGGCGCTGTACGACACCGTCGACCTCGACCCGGTGTCCCAGCTCACCACCTTCCGTAACGAGGCCGACCTGATCGTGGACATGGCCAAGACGACCGTCACCACGTCCAAGGGCGGCGGCTCCGACGGCTCAAGCGGAAGCTCGAACGTCGCCGACGACTCCAACACCGACGGGTAGAAGCTCATGCAGCCCTCCCCTCAGACTGTGCTGGTCATCACCTCGGCGGAGGACGTCACCGCCAACCTGGTGATCGAGGTCTTGAACAACCATCAGGTGCGGGTCGTCCGGGTCGACCCCGCCGACATCGGCGCCGGGTTGGTGTTTAGCGCCTCCATCGGCGATGACCGTGAGGAGTGGGCTGGCCGGCTCCGCACACCGAGCCGTGACATCGCGCTGGAGGAGGTCGGAGCGGTGTACTACCGCCGCCCCACCTCGTACTCCACGCGGTTCGCCCACCTGCCTGCCGTGGAGCAGACGTTCGCCGCCGTCGAGGCTCAGCATGGGCTCGGCGGCATCCTGCGCAGCCTGCGCGGCGCGGTGTACGTCAACCACCCCGAGGCGATCAGCCGCGCCGACTACAAACCCGCCCAGCTCCAGATGGCCGCCCAGCTCGGGCTGACCATCCCCCGCACTCTGATCACCAACGACGTCGAACATGCCCGCGCGTTCGCCGCCGAGCACGGCCCGATCATCTACAAGTCCTTCCGCGGGGTGCCGGCTGGAGCGGATGGCCGCCGGTCGGCGATCTGGACGCAGCAGGTCACCTCAGCCGAGCTGGATGATTCGGTGGCGGTGACTGCCCACCTGTTCCAGCAGGAGGTACCCAAGACCGCGGATGCCCGGGTGACTGTGATCGGTCGCAAGATGTTCGGCCACCGGATCACCTCCCCCGGCAGCGGCCTGGACTGGCGTAGCGGCGACTGGGAGCAGCTCGCCCACGAGCCCATCGACGTGTCCGAGTCGATCAAGGGTGCATTGCATGCCTACCTCGCCGTCTTCGGCCTGGTGTTCGGCTGTTTCGACTTCGCCCTCGACGCCGCCGGCGGCTGGACCTTCATCGAATGCAACCCCAACGGCCAGTGGGCCTGGTTACCTGATGCCGACGCGATGGCGCACGCCTTCGCCGAGCTGATCTTGGAGGGATGGTGGTCGTGAGCGACACCGCCGAGAAGCTCCGCCGCGCACTGGCGGACACTGTGGGATCCGCAGGCTGGCGCACGGCGTTGGAGGAGGTGCCGCGGGAACTGTTCATCGGCGACGCCGTCCTCCTGGGCGACGCGGCCCGCGGCGACCCGTGGACAGCCGCTCGCCGCACGGACATGGACGAGGACGAATGGCTGCGCCTGGTCTACACCGACGGAACCTGGGTGACCCAGGTCGACGGCGTCCTCGCCGAACAGGCGGCCGACGCGACGACGGGCTCACCCAGCTCCTCGTCCACCACTCCGAGCCTGGTCGTGCGGATGCTGGAAGCCGCTCAGATCGGCGAGGACGACCGGGTGCTGGAGATCGGCACCGGCACCGGCTACTCCACCGCGCTGATGTGCCACCGGCTCGACGACAAGGCGGTGACGTCGATCGAATACGACGACGCCGTGGCCGAGCGAGCTCGCAAGGCCATCGCCGCGGCCGGGTACGCCCCGACCCTCGTAGTCGGGGACGGCCTGCGCGGCCACCCGGACGGCGCCCCGTACGACCGGCTGATCGGCACCTGCTCAGTGCGGACCATCCCGCCGGCGTGGATGGACCAGATCCGCGTCGGCGGCACCATCACCACCCCCACGTGGGGGTGGATGGGCGGGGTAGCGTTCGCGCACCTCACCCTCACCGGCGACGGCGAGGCGAGCGGACGGTTCCTGCCGGATGACCTGTACTTCATGCGGGCCCGCTCCCACATGCCGCCGCCCCGGCCGCCGGTCAGGACCGGCGTCGGAGACGCCCGCGAGACGCGCGTCGACCCGGCGATCCTGGA
Coding sequences:
- the tgmB gene encoding ATP-grasp ribosomal peptide maturase, translated to MLVITSAEDVTANLVIEVLNNHQVRVVRVDPADIGAGLVFSASIGDDREEWAGRLRTPSRDIALEEVGAVYYRRPTSYSTRFAHLPAVEQTFAAVEAQHGLGGILRSLRGAVYVNHPEAISRADYKPAQLQMAAQLGLTIPRTLITNDVEHARAFAAEHGPIIYKSFRGVPAGADGRRSAIWTQQVTSAELDDSVAVTAHLFQQEVPKTADARVTVIGRKMFGHRITSPGSGLDWRSGDWEQLAHEPIDVSESIKGALHAYLAVFGLVFGCFDFALDAAGGWTFIECNPNGQWAWLPDADAMAHAFAELILEGWWS
- the tgmC gene encoding ATP-grasp peptide maturase system methyltransferase, with the protein product MSDTAEKLRRALADTVGSAGWRTALEEVPRELFIGDAVLLGDAARGDPWTAARRTDMDEDEWLRLVYTDGTWVTQVDGVLAEQAADATTGSPSSSSTTPSLVVRMLEAAQIGEDDRVLEIGTGTGYSTALMCHRLDDKAVTSIEYDDAVAERARKAIAAAGYAPTLVVGDGLRGHPDGAPYDRLIGTCSVRTIPPAWMDQIRVGGTITTPTWGWMGGVAFAHLTLTGDGEASGRFLPDDLYFMRARSHMPPPRPPVRTGVGDARETRVDPAILDDEAALFVAQLAAPAAQRASAGDTTILLDVATGSRADTRPNPGGGWTVHQHGPLRLWDAVEDAILLWQDAGSPHQSAFGLTVTGDGQHVWLGEPGGLCWDLPA
- the tgmA gene encoding putative ATP-grasp-modified RiPP produces the protein MTITAEHPPLAQTPWGLSRTTAPLPEAEALYDTVDLDPVSQLTTFRNEADLIVDMAKTTVTTSKGGGSDGSSGSSNVADDSNTDG